A portion of the Glycine max cultivar Williams 82 chromosome 10, Glycine_max_v4.0, whole genome shotgun sequence genome contains these proteins:
- the LOC102662479 gene encoding uncharacterized protein, with translation MSLYSKFLKDMLTQKSKYIHNDTIVVEGNYSVVIQRILAPKHKDPNNVTIPCSISAVSVGKALIDLRANINLMPLFMCQRMGELEIMPTRMTLQLADHSIIRPYGVIEDDLVRVKHITFPADFVVIDIEEDIEIPIILGCPFMSTASCVVDTGKGKLELSVEDQKISFDLFEVMKHSSDQKA, from the coding sequence ATGTCACTTTACTCTAAATTTCTGAAGGATATGCTAACCCAAAAGAGCAAGTATATCCACAATGACACAATTGTAGTGGAGGGAAACTATAGTGTTGTGATTCAACGCATCCTTGCacccaagcacaaagatccAAACAATGTCACTATACCTTGCTCGATCAGTGCAGTCTCAGTTGGTAAGGCTCTTATTGATTTAAGAGCCAACATAAATTTGATGCCGCTCTTTATGTGTCAGAGGATGGGAGAGCTGGAAATAATGCCAACCAGAATGACTCTACAGTTAGCTGATCACTCCATCATCAGGCCGTATGGAGTGATAGAAGATGATTTGGTCAGAGTTAAACATATTACTTTCCCTGCAGATTTTGTGGTTATAGATATAGAGGAGGATATTGAAATCCCCATAATTTTGGGATGTCCTTTCATGTCAACCGCCAGTTGTGTAGTAGATACGGGGAAAGGTAAATTAGAACTGAGTGTGGAGGATCAGAAAATTTCATTCGACTTATTTGAAGTAATGAAGCACTCAAGTGATCAGAAGGCCTGA